In Zingiber officinale cultivar Zhangliang chromosome 1A, Zo_v1.1, whole genome shotgun sequence, a genomic segment contains:
- the LOC122010340 gene encoding uncharacterized protein LOC122010340 isoform X2: MAILCSSSNTRVAVALCLLLIFWGCCNDHLISTFLTLFLLVLSPSAALVIRRIGKAERASRSLADKKATTELEAATSSEVATSLESEGSECEITSTASCMGRGTTGLLEKDEENLSPSASPEDACHSTESSEDSMISDDENLIEISLPDGHFVAHEEPLPQSNGCLPNFLQDSVRQHGLGELLSEINEEDNLIEIDIIRGSIKCSRVGIKA; the protein is encoded by the coding sequence ATGGCAATTCTTTGCTCTTCCAGTAACACTAGGGTGGCCGTTGCACTCTGTCTACTCCTGATCTTCTGGGGTTGCTGCAATGATCATTTGATTTCAACGTTTCTTACTTTGTTTCTGCTCGTGCTTTCCCCTTCTGCTGCCCTTGTTATCAGACGGATTGGCAAAGCTGAGAGAGCATCACGAAGTCTTGCAGACAAGAAGGCGACCACTGAGTTAGAGGCAGCTACTAGCTCGGAAGTTGCGACGTCGCTGGAATCTGAAGGATCGGAGTGTGAGATAACTAGTACTGCTTCATGCATGGGTCGTGGTACTACTGGCTTACTTGAAAAGGATGAAGAGAATCTAAGCCCAAGTGCTTCGCCTGAAGACGCTTGCCACTCGACGgagagctcggaggactcgatgATATCCGACGACGAAAATCTCATCGAGATCTCACTCCCAGACGGCCACTTTGTTGCACACGAGGAGCCACTGCCTCAATCAAATGGATGCCTGCCAAATTTTCTCCAGGATTCAGTGAGGCAACATGGACTCGGCGAGCTATTATCGGAAATCAATGAAGAGGACAATTTGATCGAGATCGACATCATCAGGGGCTCCATCAAATGCTCAAGAGTGGGGATTAAGGCCTGA
- the LOC122010340 gene encoding uncharacterized protein LOC122010340 isoform X1, whose protein sequence is MLGPFLYQMAILCSSSNTRVAVALCLLLIFWGCCNDHLISTFLTLFLLVLSPSAALVIRRIGKAERASRSLADKKATTELEAATSSEVATSLESEGSECEITSTASCMGRGTTGLLEKDEENLSPSASPEDACHSTESSEDSMISDDENLIEISLPDGHFVAHEEPLPQSNGCLPNFLQDSVRQHGLGELLSEINEEDNLIEIDIIRGSIKCSRVGIKA, encoded by the coding sequence ATGTTAGGACCATTTCTCTATCAAATGGCAATTCTTTGCTCTTCCAGTAACACTAGGGTGGCCGTTGCACTCTGTCTACTCCTGATCTTCTGGGGTTGCTGCAATGATCATTTGATTTCAACGTTTCTTACTTTGTTTCTGCTCGTGCTTTCCCCTTCTGCTGCCCTTGTTATCAGACGGATTGGCAAAGCTGAGAGAGCATCACGAAGTCTTGCAGACAAGAAGGCGACCACTGAGTTAGAGGCAGCTACTAGCTCGGAAGTTGCGACGTCGCTGGAATCTGAAGGATCGGAGTGTGAGATAACTAGTACTGCTTCATGCATGGGTCGTGGTACTACTGGCTTACTTGAAAAGGATGAAGAGAATCTAAGCCCAAGTGCTTCGCCTGAAGACGCTTGCCACTCGACGgagagctcggaggactcgatgATATCCGACGACGAAAATCTCATCGAGATCTCACTCCCAGACGGCCACTTTGTTGCACACGAGGAGCCACTGCCTCAATCAAATGGATGCCTGCCAAATTTTCTCCAGGATTCAGTGAGGCAACATGGACTCGGCGAGCTATTATCGGAAATCAATGAAGAGGACAATTTGATCGAGATCGACATCATCAGGGGCTCCATCAAATGCTCAAGAGTGGGGATTAAGGCCTGA
- the LOC122010364 gene encoding myb-like protein X, translating into MLRQVSSRNQRGKGGLKMKNALQICLVIAICIWLIYQMTHSRGKKKIFEEGSSKALFKAGERPIDVEKFSKQELSQMNKVEAIREMQNGDEEVEDEGEESTGEAREEEEEAGHEEFDEHDHDEAAQKREENEEASQAARERSFKADDASSAVAHVTQSNEPAETESENEAIWKNLDENAGGNNSSIVHQGISILQNHTVAKTVGAPMLHSISSQNKTTVESKNEGQQSGIRVSSTMNNQTAAGEMPVSVEQAQSPANLAVKVDPNNVTISQYQTTVVREQINTTKILSQEGEVPNLKTKRAMEQKDSETSSATNEINKAVGLEAGNSLVSPERNRDVNIDALSSLDIQSKAQSSKPGAMAA; encoded by the coding sequence ATGTTGAGGCAGGTGTCCAGTAGGAACCAGAGAGGAAAAGGGGGTCTGAAGATGAAGAATGCTCTTCAAATCTGCCTGGTGATTGCCATCTGCATTTGGCTGATCTATCAGATGACTCACTCTCGTGGCAAGAAGAAAATAtttgaagaggggagctcaaaaGCATTATTCAAGGCCGGCGAGAGGCCGATCGATGTTGAGAAATTTAGCAAGCAGGAACTCTCTCAGATGAATAAGGTTGAGGCAATTAGGGAGATGCAGAATGGTGATGAAGAAGTTGAGGATGAAGGTGAAGAATCTACTGGAGAagccagggaagaagaagaagaagctgggCATGAAGAGTTTGACGAACATGATCATGATGAAGCGGCTCAAAAGAGGGAAGAGAATGAAGAAGCATCTCAAGCTGCGCGAGAGAGGAGTTTCAAGGCCGACGATGCATCCAGTGCTGTAGCTCATGTGACCCAATCGAATGAACCAGCAGAAACTGAGTCTGAAAATGAAGCAATTTGGAAGAACCTCGACGAAAATGCAGGAGGAAACAATTCAAGCATCGTTCACCAAGGAATTTCCATTTTGCAAAATCATACGGTCGCAAAGACAGTTGGAGCTCCAATGTTACACAGCATCTCGTCGCAAAATAAGACGACAGTTGAATCGAAAAATGAGGGACAACAGTCTGGTATACGAGTTTCAAGCACCATGAACAACCAAACAGCTGCAGGTGAAATGCCGGTATCTGTAGAGCAGGCTCAATCTCCTGCTAACCTCGCAGTGAAGGTGGATCCAAATAATGTCACAATTTCACAATATCAAACAACTGTTGTTCGTGAACAAATAAACACGACAAAGATACTGAGCCAGGAGGGGGAAGTTCCCAACTTGAAGACCAAAAGAGCGATGGAGCAAAAGGACTCTGAAACTTCTTCAGCTACCAATGAGATTAACAAAGCTGTTGGATTAGAAGCTGGCAATTCTCTGGTATCCCCGGAGAGAAATAGAGACGTGAATATAGATGCATTAAGTTCGTTGGACATCCAAAGCAAAGCACAAAGCAGCAAGCCGGGAGCCATGGCAGCATAG